Part of the Nothobranchius furzeri strain GRZ-AD chromosome 2, NfurGRZ-RIMD1, whole genome shotgun sequence genome, AAGTTATTTTGAAGTTCCTATttagaaataaatgtaaaaaattaaaataacttATTTTCCTTACTTTTAAGCTGTTTTACAGGCTTTAATAAACATTAATACTCAATACCAACCAGACACTGagtttgttctgaaaaaaggagcagagttaccaaCATTCTGCACTTTTTATTGCAACTTTACaatcataaaataaataaataccaggTAGCCCAGTTACAATTACGGTCATGAGAGGGTTAAATGATGCTGTATGTTACAACTGGTGGTGGACAGCATAACATAGGAGAGGGGCGTGTGAGATTTTTAAGCTAACTACTTTTATTACAATAGGCTAAACTCAGGGTAAACCATTAGGGCGGTAATTctaacaataaaataaattaccGTTCAAAGTTTTAACAACTAAACTTGACTTAAATAAGGCTCAAAGCCACTGATTAAATTAAACAAAGCTCCTCGGAGCAAACAACACCTAGTActgaaaacaaaactaaaacaaaaCTCTTTTGAGCATTCAAAGCAGGGATGCAACAAtatcacttttttccaaaccgatacgataccgatacttggatctgagtactaccgattaccaataccgatacttctaccacacaaaaaaaggcaatgatttgggaatacagattttattttcttctctgctttcaacaggaaaagactgaggtaaataaaaagtaaaataagtgaatggaaatcatcacaaaactaaaatattaggtgaacagaaatgacaagttacagtgaagccattttcaagcaactgcattggtatcggttcctggtatcggttaacttttaccgataccgatactggtattggtatcgtatTGGTGCCGATACCGATGCATCCCTAATTCAAAGTAATGTTCAAATTCCCAAAGCTCTGGCACAGACCGGTTGCTGGGAGAGGCTTGTAACTCCAGGCAGATCCTGCTAATGCTCCCTGCAGAGCAGCCTGTTCCCTATTCGCTCTTGCCTTCCCAGCTGCTCTCCATTACTAATCACCATCAGAGAGCACCTAAAAGCACAATTGGAGTTGGAGATCTCAGAACTGCGCAGCAGCGTCTCCAGTAAAAGGCTTCTATCCTGTGTGGACTttgatgtgtctgtttaaatgatgCTGTAGactaaacctttgtccacagacGTCACAAGACTTTTACCctttgtggactttcatgtgactgATTAAAGTTGTCTTACTGTTAAATATTTGTTTACATATCTCACAGGTTAAAGGACTCTGTcccgtgtggacactcatgtgtcggCTTAAATGGTACTTTTGGCAAAATTTTTGTTCACAAaggtcacaagcaaaaggcttctgtcctgtgtggacactcatgtgtctgtttaaatgggACTTTTGGCAAAATTTTTGTTCACAGAGTTCACAagaaaaaggcttctgtcctgtgtggactctcatgtgaatgtttaaacttgtcttataGTTAAAtcgttttccacagagctcacaaggaaaaggcttctgtcctgtgtggactctcatgtgcatgTTTAAACTCTTTTCATcgttaaatctttttccacagaacgCACAaggaaaaggcttctgtcctgtgtggacttgcATGTTTTGTccagtgtggattctcatgtgtctGCTTAAACTTGTCTTAAGGTTGTATGATTTTCCACAGTGCTCACAAGAAAatggcttctgtccagtgtgaaCACTCATATGACTGCTTAATTTTTGCTttaggctaaatctttttccacagagctcacaaggaaaaggcttctgtcctgtgtggactatcatgtgtctgtttaaacttgtcttacgactaaatctttgtccacagagatcacaagcaaaaggcttttgGCCAGTGTGGActatcatgtgtctgtttaaacttctcttttggctaaatctttgtccacagagatcACAAGCAAAAGACTTCTCCCCCGTATGGACTATCATATGTCGGTTTAAATTTGATTTTGTACTACATCTTTTTCCACAGTCGTCACAACTAAATGGCTTTAGGTCTGTCTGGACTTTCTGGCATGGGTTTGCATGTTTCTTCGCTCCGACACATTTCTTATTAACCAAACAGCATGAAGACCTaactgctgaatgacttgtcactctcacgTGTTCCTGGAGAGACCATTTGTTGAGAAATTCTTCACCACACTCAGGGCAGCTTAAGGACTTGTTGACAGTCTCAGCGTCTGACTCCGAAGAGCTGCTCTCACTCCAGTCACTGTCttcagtttcagacccagagtctgacaactcagagtctagattcacatcttcatcctcttcatcatcatctccactaacttcaaacTCTGAAGAATCAGTTGTCTTCCCATGATGGTTAAGATCTGGGTTCCtgatagtttctgctcctccaccagtttctgctgtcatctggaGAGCTGAGCTGCTGGCTGGGACATCTCTGTCTTCCATTTCCTGCTGATGAAGCGGCGagaacagaggtttctcttcctcatcttcactctttatagaaactacAGTGAAGGGGAAATTGGAGGAATCAGTCTCCTTCAAATGCagctgctctccctccagactggtctcGAGTTCCTCCTGTTCCTCTTTAATGTGGAGGTGCTccgggtcctgctggtccacatcagcactctgttcttcaggaggtTCTTCTTTAATCACAATTATCTTTAGAACATCTGTCAAAAAATAAGAACACGATGTGACTTACCGACTGCTGTAATTTTATTGTCTCAACAGTTTTGTTGTCATACAACAGTGCTATTTGTGAATAAACTGAGGTAAATTGCGGCAAAATACATCAGCATGGAAACACCTGCTGCACTGCAGGCTGCACAAAAGTTACAAAAAGGGACCATATCATAGAAAATCCatgttttggagctttttaccattcAATTTTGTCATTTTCTTATGAAAATTCCCCCAAAcctgtttttggctgcattcataaaCAAAACTAAAGGGAGTTTGTTAGAGGGGTGAATCTTCACTAGTCTCACGATGCCATTACGATTATTGAGTCAACAATTCGATTTGATTCAACATCTTGATGCATTTATATTTCaacaaagtaaaaaaatgatccgattagggctgcacaatatatggaaaaattatcgtcatcgcgataacaggacgtatgATAGGCCCATcgaaaagcacgtcaaaaacggcgataaatgtttggttcaacatttccatccgtgtcatacatcaactttttgtaaaccagctctgttttttacgctgaagtattatttgaccaatcaaatgtggtCCTGAtgtgcagccaatcagatgggtccattcacgtaatacgcccgccccctacgtagacccttaggat contains:
- the LOC107376801 gene encoding gastrula zinc finger protein XlCGF57.1, yielding MDGFHTSTLNQDVLKIIVIKEEPPEEQSADVDQQDPEHLHIKEEQEELETSLEGEQLHLKETDSSNFPFTVVSIKSEDEEEKPLFSPLHQQEMEDRDVPASSSALQMTAETGGGAETIRNPDLNHHGKTTDSSEFEVSGDDDEEDEDVNLDSELSDSGSETEDSDWSESSSSESDAETVNKSLSCPECGEEFLNKWSLQEHVRVTSHSAVRSSCCLVNKKCVGAKKHANPCQKVQTDLKPFSCDDCGKRCSTKSNLNRHMIVHTGEKSFACDLCGQRFSQKRSLNRHMIVHTGQKPFACDLCGQRFSRKTSLNRHMIVHTGQKPFPCELCGKRFSLKQKLSSHMSVHTGQKPFSCEHCGKSYNLKTSLSRHMRIHTGQNMQVHTGQKPFPCAFCGKRFNDEKSLNMHMRVHTGQKPFPCELCGKRFNYKTSLNIHMRVHTGQKPFSCELCEQKFCQKSHLNRHMSVHTGQKPFACDLCEQKFCQKYHLSRHMSVHTGQSPLTCEICKQIFNSKTTLISHMKVHKG